One Bacillota bacterium genomic window carries:
- a CDS encoding glycosyl transferase: MKSVEFLLGGASGFFLTFFLLPAFVKLLQEGGATRSNYLGNQIPTGLGIVLIPAYFLTALLMFDFFPEKLLTPFLLGIVFFGFLGVVDDLLGSRSSRGLRGHFGSLFRGILTTGAFKALGGGLGALLIALVSFPLRPWWEILAGALLMALSANTINLFDLRPGRAIKVFFLWFLILLGAVRGGGPLILLFPLAGGLLACAPYDFRGKGMLGDVGANLLGIALGMVTGWSLSFSAQLAVLGFLVFLHFLTERYSLTEVINQNRFLRFLDRLGRADLE; this comes from the coding sequence GTGAAAAGTGTGGAATTTCTCCTGGGAGGCGCGTCAGGGTTTTTCTTGACGTTTTTCCTCCTTCCTGCGTTCGTGAAGCTGCTCCAGGAGGGAGGGGCAACCAGATCCAATTACCTGGGAAATCAAATTCCCACCGGGCTCGGCATTGTTTTGATTCCCGCTTATTTTTTAACGGCATTGTTGATGTTTGATTTTTTTCCGGAGAAGCTTCTGACCCCCTTTCTCTTGGGAATCGTCTTTTTTGGTTTTCTGGGAGTTGTTGACGATCTTCTGGGCTCCCGGAGCAGCAGGGGCCTGCGCGGCCACTTCGGCTCCCTTTTCCGGGGAATACTTACCACCGGGGCTTTCAAGGCCCTGGGGGGAGGCCTCGGAGCCCTCCTGATTGCTCTGGTCAGTTTTCCGCTCCGGCCCTGGTGGGAGATTCTGGCAGGCGCCCTTTTAATGGCGCTCAGCGCAAATACCATTAACCTCTTTGATTTGCGGCCGGGGCGGGCGATTAAAGTTTTTTTTCTCTGGTTTTTAATCCTCCTCGGAGCAGTGAGGGGGGGCGGTCCCCTGATTTTGCTTTTTCCCCTTGCCGGCGGCCTCCTTGCCTGTGCACCGTATGATTTTAGGGGAAAGGGGATGCTGGGTGACGTGGGCGCCAACCTTTTGGGGATTGCCCTGGGGATGGTTACCGGATGGTCCCTTTCTTTTTCCGCCCAGCTTGCCGTCCTGGGTTTTTTGGTTTTCCTTCATTTTCTTACGGAGAGGTACTCCCTTACGGAAGTCATTAATCAAAACCGCTTCCTGCGCTTTTTAGACCGCTTGGGACGGGCCGATCTCGAATAA